GTACTGAAGGAAGATGAACTTGCTCATGCCATTTCTCCTCGTGCGGTTTCGATTGCAGCACTCATAGGACGAACGGCGAAGGAGGAATTCGACAGGAACGCTTCCCGACGCCGGGCCGGCCGAGCCGAGACGCGCCTATCGTGTCGGCGTGGGCGCCGGAAATGGCTTGAGGCCGAGCCGCCGCGTGCGGTGGGTGCTGGCCGTCGTGACCGTCGCCGCGGTCTTCGCTCTCGCGTTCGGTCTTTACCTGCGAAGGGATGCCAACCCGGGATGTCAGTCGGGCAGCGCGTGCACGCGCATCTTCTTCATCGGCAACAGCTACACGTCTACCAACGACCTGCCGACGATGTTCGCGGATCTCGCCTGGTCCGGCGGCCACCGAGTCGAGACGGCGACGCAAGCACCGGGCGGCTGGACGCTCGCCGACCACGATCGTGCTGCTCAGACCGAGAGCACGCTGAATTCCTCGAAATGGAATCTCGTCATCCTGCAGGAGCAGAGCGAGATCCCGGCGGTCGAGAGCCTGCGCGAGGCATACATGTACCCGGCGGCCGAGGACCTCGCGGACAAGGCTCGCCTCGCCGGGGCCCAGCCGCTGTTCTTCATCACCTGGGCGCACCGCAACGGATGGCCGGCCCAGAGCCTGCCCGACTACCCGACGATGCAGGCGGCCATCGACGACGGCTACACCACGATCGCCCGCCGGCAGCACGCCAAAGTCGCTCCGGTCGGGTTGGCGTGGATGTCGCAGGTCGCGCAGGGCCGGGGCTCCGGCCTCTGGCAGGATGACGGCAGCCACCCCACGGAGGAGGGGACATACCTCGCGGCCTGCGTCTTTTACGCGTCCATATTTCTCGAAAGTCCCGCGGGGCTCACATATCGCTCAGGACTCTCGAGCGCCGACGCCGCCAGTGCGCAAAACGTGGCCGCCGCGACCGTTCTCGACGACCCTGCGAAATGGGGATTGTCCTGACCGCTAAGCCCTGGTCTCCGCGCGCCCGGCGGCACGGCGCTGCGCCACCTCCTCGATCAGGTCCGCGGCGTGCTTCGTGCCTGGGCGCGCCTGGAGACCGATGGACGCGGCGTGCATACGCCGGCGGAGCGGCTCGTCGGCCAGGAGCCGGTCGACCGCCGAACTCAGCTCGCCGTCGTCGAACGCATACGTCGGCAGGCGCACGCCGTATCCCATCTCGTGAACCCGCGCAGCGTTGTCGTGCTGGTCCCAGAAGATCGGTAGCACGATCATCGGCTTGCCGAAGTACATGCACTCGGTCGTCGTGTTGTTGCCGCCGTGCGTGATGACGAGATCGACGTGCGTGAGAATCGAGGCCTGGGGCAGGAACTCGCCGCCGGTCATGTTGTGCGCCAGCTCATACGCGTCGTGCTGCGGGCCCTTGCTGACGATGTAGCGGTGTGGCGTCCTCGATAGGACGTCGACGAGCCTCTTCATCAGCGGGACGTCGGCGGATCCGAGGGAGCCGAGGCTGACGTAAACGAGCGAACGTCCGTCGCGGTCGGGCGCGTCCCACGCCGCGTCCGTCGACCTCACGCAGGTTTCGAGATTCCGCCAGGTCGGCGCGAGAGGACGGCTACGCGCATAGTCGAGCTCGGCTGGGTACAGGTAGAGGTTCAGCCATGGCGACTCGCCGATGAACTCGAGCTCGGGCAGAGGCGGCGCGCCACGGGAAACACAGAACTCCGAGAACTCTCGCTGCATGTCCCGCACGCATCTCGCGTACTCGTCCTTGAACTCGTCCCAACCCGACCTCGTCCCGCTCGGGTAGCCGGAAAATACGGGCGGAAGCGTGTCGTCCTTCATCTCCAGCGGGTTGCAGGACGCGATGCGAACCCACGGTCGCCCGCTCGCCGAGATCGCGGGAAACCCTACGACGTTGTCCTCGATGATCACGTCAGGCTGCAGCTCGTCGAATATCTCCGCCAGGCGTTCGTCGACGTAACGGGCTCCGTCGACGAGCGCCTGCCAGGTCGGGGCGATGAACCCCTCCAGCTGCTCCAGAGTCGAGCGACGGAACACCGGCGCGGTGTCGCGGATGAAATCCTTCCAGAACTGGCCGGGCGCCTCGGGCTCGGCCGGTGGAGGGCCAAGCCGCATGAGGCGTTCCTCGAATCCCTTCGCCTCGAGTGTTCCCTTGAACGACTCCTCGATGATGAAGACGACGCGATGGCCGCGCCGGCGAAGCACGTCGCCGATGCCGACGCAGTTGTTGGTCGGTCCGAACGCGCCTTCAGGGAAGAAGACGAACGTGCTGCCCATTCGCGACCCTCCGCTCAACGCCTCCTGGTCCGGCCGTGTCCTTCCATCTGCCGGGGTTGAGGGTAACGCTCCGTCAAGGACGGCCGAGCCGGTCCCATCAATCAAAATGGGGTTCCGGCCGGCAAACGAGGCA
The Chloroflexota bacterium genome window above contains:
- a CDS encoding DUF4886 domain-containing protein, which gives rise to MRPSRRVRWVLAVVTVAAVFALAFGLYLRRDANPGCQSGSACTRIFFIGNSYTSTNDLPTMFADLAWSGGHRVETATQAPGGWTLADHDRAAQTESTLNSSKWNLVILQEQSEIPAVESLREAYMYPAAEDLADKARLAGAQPLFFITWAHRNGWPAQSLPDYPTMQAAIDDGYTTIARRQHAKVAPVGLAWMSQVAQGRGSGLWQDDGSHPTEEGTYLAACVFYASIFLESPAGLTYRSGLSSADAASAQNVAAATVLDDPAKWGLS
- a CDS encoding glycosyltransferase; translation: MGSTFVFFPEGAFGPTNNCVGIGDVLRRRGHRVVFIIEESFKGTLEAKGFEERLMRLGPPPAEPEAPGQFWKDFIRDTAPVFRRSTLEQLEGFIAPTWQALVDGARYVDERLAEIFDELQPDVIIEDNVVGFPAISASGRPWVRIASCNPLEMKDDTLPPVFSGYPSGTRSGWDEFKDEYARCVRDMQREFSEFCVSRGAPPLPELEFIGESPWLNLYLYPAELDYARSRPLAPTWRNLETCVRSTDAAWDAPDRDGRSLVYVSLGSLGSADVPLMKRLVDVLSRTPHRYIVSKGPQHDAYELAHNMTGGEFLPQASILTHVDLVITHGGNNTTTECMYFGKPMIVLPIFWDQHDNAARVHEMGYGVRLPTYAFDDGELSSAVDRLLADEPLRRRMHAASIGLQARPGTKHAADLIEEVAQRRAAGRAETRA